A window of Paenibacillus polygoni contains these coding sequences:
- a CDS encoding GNAT family N-acetyltransferase, with the protein MLITHETPSIESYLNLRRAAGLSSMSREGAEKGLPSTLFAVSLMEGGQLIGMGRVVGDGGLQFLVCDIAVHPEEQGKGYGKTIMKEIKHYIDEQVPAEGIVSLIADKPADRLYEQYGFLHAAPDSLGMWFKQRQL; encoded by the coding sequence ATGTTGATAACCCATGAAACTCCATCAATAGAGTCCTATCTGAATCTGCGCCGTGCTGCTGGGCTAAGTAGCATGAGTAGGGAAGGTGCTGAAAAAGGGCTGCCTTCGACTTTATTTGCGGTCAGTCTAATGGAAGGCGGCCAATTAATTGGAATGGGCAGAGTCGTCGGGGATGGCGGATTACAGTTTTTAGTATGCGATATTGCTGTTCATCCAGAGGAGCAGGGCAAAGGATACGGAAAAACGATAATGAAAGAAATTAAACACTATATCGATGAACAAGTTCCTGCTGAGGGGATTGTATCTCTAATAGCAGATAAGCCGGCAGATCGATTATATGAACAGTATGGTTTTCTACATGCTGCCCCAGACTCACTCGGTATGTGGTTCAAACAGAGGCAGCTGTAA
- a CDS encoding NAD(P)-dependent oxidoreductase, whose amino-acid sequence MKLIIFGASGTIGQAILQEALRRKHEVTAVVRNRFKLNEKHDLLTIVEGDLLNPGSIAELVKDHEVVISAYGPKFGAEQELVEVARALVEGLHKGGVERLIVVGGAGSLMTDEGIPLMETPGFPEEVKPLAMAHQDAYQIYQESDLDWTYLSPASTIEPGIRTGNFRIGTDRLVVDEDGQSRISVEDYAVALLDEVDDPYFSGSRFTVAY is encoded by the coding sequence ATGAAGTTAATTATATTTGGTGCATCAGGTACCATTGGACAAGCGATCTTGCAAGAAGCTTTGAGACGAAAACATGAGGTTACGGCGGTTGTTCGCAATCGATTTAAACTCAATGAAAAACACGATCTGCTTACGATTGTAGAAGGCGATTTGCTGAATCCTGGATCCATTGCTGAACTAGTCAAAGATCACGAAGTGGTAATCAGCGCTTACGGCCCTAAGTTTGGAGCAGAGCAGGAATTGGTAGAAGTGGCTCGCGCTCTTGTAGAAGGATTACACAAAGGCGGAGTAGAGCGACTAATCGTGGTTGGCGGAGCAGGAAGCTTGATGACGGACGAAGGAATTCCACTTATGGAAACACCAGGATTCCCAGAAGAAGTGAAGCCTCTTGCGATGGCGCATCAAGATGCTTATCAAATCTATCAAGAATCAGACCTTGACTGGACGTACCTGAGTCCTGCTTCTACTATTGAGCCTGGAATCCGTACAGGTAATTTCCGAATTGGTACGGACCGATTAGTAGTGGATGAAGACGGGCAAAGCCGGATTTCTGTAGAAGATTATGCGGTAGCTCTTCTTGACGAAGTAGATGACCCTTATTTCAGCGGTTCAAGATTTACGGTTGCTTATTAA
- a CDS encoding NAD(P)H-hydrate dehydratase yields the protein MYVVTAEQMRELDEHVIGSWGVPSVCLMENAGKALAEEVLHFCQNRQSKEQVTNGNPLISDEARVAFDRWKGTRGQISNDAFSRGEKTFAEHWYILVGKGNNGGDGLVAARHLWEAGVGITLVFAECPKGLSEEALLEYYTAEAMGIPSILFTEQGDVTFTGGTGIIDALLGTGSKGAPRHAYASLIQAANDSGLPIISADIPSGLHADTGTLYEPHIRAERTVCFALLKRGLTQFPGAEAAGQIKVRSVGIPPQLAEGRFRETVYLLTEDVLSEKLKVDLTQRRAEDGHKGTYGHVLLVAGTLAMSGAGLLSCRAALRSGSGLVTWALPSELLPHVIGAVPELMLAAAAEGMHGTWNRASAQNIIKLAENRDVIAIGPGLGRFEEDTDWLSQIYKETDLPMVIDADGLNMLAEAGSDFFKHIDSRKAPVILTPHPGEMARLAGVSTQEIQQNRIDHALSYSAKSGVTLVLKGSRTVIATPEGNAYINMTGHAGMGTGGTGDVLTGVIASLLAQGYSAEQAAAFGVYLHGKAGETAAMMRTHPAGVMAGDLTEYL from the coding sequence GTGTATGTAGTTACAGCAGAACAAATGAGAGAACTAGACGAGCATGTAATAGGATCTTGGGGTGTTCCCTCCGTTTGTCTGATGGAGAACGCAGGTAAGGCACTTGCAGAAGAAGTGCTCCATTTCTGTCAGAACCGGCAGTCAAAAGAGCAGGTAACTAACGGAAACCCGCTTATATCTGACGAGGCAAGAGTAGCTTTTGATCGGTGGAAGGGAACCCGTGGACAGATTAGTAACGATGCTTTTAGCCGAGGGGAGAAAACGTTCGCAGAGCACTGGTATATCCTAGTTGGAAAAGGGAATAACGGCGGGGATGGACTCGTAGCTGCTCGCCACCTGTGGGAAGCTGGGGTGGGGATCACTCTTGTCTTTGCCGAGTGTCCGAAGGGGCTAAGCGAAGAGGCTCTGCTTGAGTATTACACAGCGGAAGCGATGGGGATTCCATCTATCCTATTTACAGAACAGGGAGATGTCACATTCACTGGAGGAACAGGAATTATTGATGCTTTGCTTGGTACAGGCAGTAAAGGGGCTCCGCGACATGCGTATGCTTCTTTAATACAGGCAGCAAATGACAGCGGGCTTCCCATCATTTCGGCAGATATTCCAAGCGGACTCCATGCGGATACGGGGACTCTTTATGAGCCGCATATTCGGGCAGAACGGACAGTATGTTTCGCACTGCTAAAGCGGGGACTTACACAGTTTCCAGGTGCAGAAGCCGCTGGGCAGATTAAAGTGCGTTCAGTCGGGATTCCGCCTCAGCTTGCAGAAGGACGATTTCGTGAAACTGTCTATTTACTAACAGAAGATGTACTGTCAGAGAAGCTGAAAGTAGATCTTACGCAAAGACGAGCGGAGGATGGGCATAAAGGAACCTATGGTCACGTCCTGCTTGTGGCAGGCACGCTAGCGATGAGCGGGGCGGGACTGCTCAGTTGCCGGGCGGCACTGCGATCCGGCTCTGGTCTTGTTACATGGGCGCTGCCTTCCGAACTGCTCCCGCATGTCATTGGCGCAGTGCCTGAGCTCATGCTTGCCGCAGCCGCAGAGGGTATGCATGGAACATGGAATAGGGCATCGGCTCAGAATATTATCAAGCTTGCAGAGAATCGGGATGTTATCGCGATTGGCCCTGGGCTGGGACGTTTTGAAGAGGATACCGACTGGCTGAGTCAAATCTATAAAGAGACAGACCTGCCGATGGTTATTGATGCGGATGGGCTGAATATGTTGGCAGAGGCAGGTTCGGACTTTTTTAAACATATAGACTCTAGAAAAGCCCCCGTTATCTTAACCCCGCATCCAGGAGAAATGGCGCGTCTTGCCGGTGTGTCTACCCAAGAAATTCAGCAGAACCGAATAGATCATGCTCTGTCCTATTCAGCGAAATCAGGAGTCACACTTGTTCTAAAAGGATCAAGGACGGTGATTGCTACGCCCGAAGGGAATGCGTACATTAACATGACCGGTCATGCCGGAATGGGAACAGGCGGTACAGGAGATGTACTAACAGGAGTCATTGCCAGTCTGCTTGCTCAAGGTTACAGTGCTGAACAAGCCGCTGCATTTGGGGTATACCTGCATGGTAAAGCCGGAGAGACCGCAGCAATGATGCGTACTCACCCAGCAGGGGTGATGGCGGGAGATCTGACCGAGTATTTGTGA
- the ssuE gene encoding NADPH-dependent FMN reductase, which yields MAKIAVINGSPSLTSRLNAVIEYAERELREAGFEVDRINVAELPAEDLILTKFESEHIVKANGIVAEADAVIVASPVYKASYTGVLKTFLDLVPERGLAGKTILPLFIGGSLAHLLTIDYALKPVLSVLGARHILAGIYTVDAQVARNDQGGLDIAPELLARLETGIEEFKEEIQLRETQKSVKG from the coding sequence ATGGCTAAAATTGCAGTAATTAATGGGAGTCCTTCCCTGACTTCACGATTGAATGCAGTTATTGAATATGCAGAGCGCGAACTTAGAGAAGCAGGCTTTGAAGTAGATCGTATCAACGTGGCAGAGCTCCCTGCGGAAGATCTGATTCTAACTAAATTTGAGAGCGAACATATTGTAAAAGCCAATGGGATTGTTGCAGAAGCGGATGCAGTGATTGTAGCAAGTCCAGTGTACAAGGCATCATATACCGGTGTCTTGAAAACCTTTCTTGATCTGGTGCCTGAACGCGGCCTTGCCGGAAAAACGATTCTTCCCCTGTTCATCGGTGGAAGCCTGGCTCACTTGCTGACCATCGATTATGCTTTGAAACCTGTTCTATCTGTACTTGGCGCACGGCATATTCTCGCTGGAATTTATACGGTGGATGCTCAGGTGGCTCGTAATGACCAGGGCGGTCTCGATATTGCCCCTGAACTGTTAGCAAGGCTCGAAACGGGAATTGAGGAATTTAAGGAAGAGATTCAGCTTCGTGAAACTCAAAAAAGTGTAAAAGGTTAA
- the fosB gene encoding metallothiol transferase FosB, with translation MSIQGINHFCFSVSDLAKSIAFYKHVFDAEIVLEGRRLAYFDLHGIWIALNQEDVPRNFTAPTYTHIAFTVDEEDLLPLRQKLSEANAKILPGRERDAKDKESIYFLDPDGHMFEFHTGTLQERLNYYKEDKKYMTFHR, from the coding sequence TTGAGTATTCAAGGAATTAACCATTTCTGTTTTTCTGTATCTGATCTTGCCAAATCAATTGCATTTTACAAACACGTTTTTGATGCTGAGATTGTACTGGAAGGCCGAAGATTGGCCTACTTTGATCTACATGGTATATGGATCGCATTGAATCAGGAAGACGTCCCTCGTAACTTTACTGCCCCGACGTACACACATATTGCATTTACGGTCGATGAAGAAGACCTGCTGCCACTGCGTCAGAAGCTTAGCGAAGCAAATGCGAAAATCTTGCCGGGCCGTGAACGAGATGCGAAGGACAAAGAATCCATTTATTTTCTAGATCCAGATGGACATATGTTTGAATTTCATACAGGTACACTGCAAGAACGCTTGAATTATTATAAAGAAGATAAGAAATATATGACGTTTCACCGCTAA
- a CDS encoding ribonucleotide-diphosphate reductase subunit beta yields MKVQNIFNTEAPNKSTRIINGESSGILNWNDIRMPHMYKLYKVLLLNYWIADEIPMSKDAQQFPQLDPEEQRTFKINIGLLAVLDSMQTMFVGDVREYLTDSSLEAISAIIAQQEVVHNQSYSYVLSSLVSWDEQKEIFEYWKHDPVLLERNRFISDIYQNFRDEPTPQSFYEALVADLILEGIFFYSTFAFFYNLARDQKMMGTCQMISYIQRDENQHCYFFAEVFKQLLADYPELDTKENRDYLYRTINRAVELETNWAHYTLSNVRGIDLRELEDYIKYTANKRLRLMGLEKLYDGVDVNSMPWIKPFSDEALNATKTDFFEAKSRNYGKVGDDNGFDDL; encoded by the coding sequence ATGAAAGTCCAAAACATTTTTAATACAGAAGCGCCAAATAAATCAACACGTATCATTAACGGGGAAAGCTCCGGGATCCTGAACTGGAATGACATTCGGATGCCGCATATGTATAAATTGTACAAAGTACTCTTATTGAACTACTGGATCGCAGATGAGATCCCTATGTCTAAAGATGCGCAGCAATTTCCACAACTTGACCCAGAAGAGCAACGTACGTTCAAAATCAACATCGGCCTGCTCGCTGTACTCGATTCCATGCAAACGATGTTTGTGGGTGATGTAAGAGAATATCTGACGGATTCCTCTCTTGAGGCGATCTCTGCAATTATTGCTCAGCAAGAAGTCGTTCACAATCAGTCCTATTCTTATGTTCTTTCTTCCCTGGTTTCTTGGGATGAGCAGAAAGAAATCTTTGAATACTGGAAGCATGACCCTGTGCTCTTAGAGCGCAACCGGTTTATCTCTGATATCTACCAGAACTTCCGTGACGAACCGACGCCTCAATCGTTCTATGAAGCGCTCGTAGCGGATCTGATTCTAGAAGGAATCTTCTTCTACAGTACGTTTGCCTTCTTCTACAACCTTGCAAGAGATCAGAAAATGATGGGTACTTGTCAGATGATCTCTTACATTCAGCGGGATGAGAATCAGCATTGCTACTTCTTTGCTGAGGTATTCAAACAGCTGCTTGCAGACTATCCGGAACTGGATACGAAAGAAAATCGCGACTACCTCTATCGCACGATTAATCGTGCGGTTGAACTGGAAACCAACTGGGCGCACTATACACTCAGCAATGTTCGCGGTATCGACCTGAGAGAACTAGAAGATTACATTAAATACACAGCTAACAAACGTCTGCGTCTCATGGGACTTGAGAAATTATATGATGGCGTAGATGTAAACAGTATGCCTTGGATCAAGCCTTTCTCTGATGAAGCGCTAAATGCAACAAAAACAGACTTCTTTGAAGCGAAATCCCGTAACTACGGTAAAGTCGGAGACGACAACGGATTTGACGATCTATAA